The following proteins come from a genomic window of Salvia hispanica cultivar TCC Black 2014 chromosome 4, UniMelb_Shisp_WGS_1.0, whole genome shotgun sequence:
- the LOC125220582 gene encoding skin secretory protein xP2-like, whose protein sequence is MAVDHSMDEAAREGNTSALQSEGGGNPIVKSVEGETPIVKLVEGETPVVKSKEGETPVSKNVEGETPRETPIVSEGEIPDKPEDETPNKSTGETPIMCDEGEIPGNSGGDEVPVTAAGQRPKEDGPLEVVDMDTVPEDSPVNLGESRRMARRSMLDEEGETPESEEEVDAAEERRVARERKRRGKTTIIPRPRKSQRLISVRESPRTLPKASRPGNVDSETKEDSEGEEEVPNYEREEIWITKKLLGAMAKFNDSRRAQTHKDRSAVGKLPNQESDMTETL, encoded by the exons ATGGCGGTGGATCACTCTATGGATGAAGCCGCAAGGGAAGGTAACACATCTGCATTACAGTCTGAGGGAGGGGGAAACCCTATTGTTAAATCtgtggagggggaaacccctattgtTAAGCTtgtggagggggaaacccctgttgtTAAATCTAAggagggggaaacccccgTTTCTAAGAATGTGGAGGGGGAGACCCCGA GGGAGACCCCAATTGTGTCTGAGGGAGAAATCCCTGACAAACCTGAGGATGAGACTCCGAATAAATCTACGGGGGAAACCCCAATTATGTGTGATGAGGGAGAAATCCCTGGGAATTCTGGAGGGGACGAGGTCCCCGTTACTGCTGCAGGACAGAGGCCCAAGGAGGACGGGCCGTTGGAAGTTGTAGATATGGACACTGTGCCAGAGGACTCGCCGGTTAATCTTGGGGAGTCGAGGAGAATGGCAAGGAGAAGCATGCTAGACGAG GAGGGAGAGACTCCAGAATCTGAGGAAGAGGTGGACGCCGCAGAAGAGCGTCGGGTGGCCAGGGAGCGCAAGAGGAGAGGAAAGACAACTATCATCCCTCGGCCTAGGAAATCACAGAGACTCATCTCAGTCAGGGAATCTCCCCGCACGCTACCCAAGGCTTCTAGACCCGGTAATGTTGACAGCGAGACGAAGGAAGATTCAGAGGGAGAAGAGGAAGTTCCTAACTATGAGCGAGAGGAGATCTGGATCACAAAGAAGCTTTTGGGAGCTATGGCTAAGTTCAATGACTCCAGGAGGGCACAAACGCATAAGGATCGGAGTGCAGTGGGAAAGCTGCCAAATCAGGAAAGCGATATGACAGAGACTCTCTGA
- the LOC125224262 gene encoding scopoletin glucosyltransferase-like, whose translation MKQLYIILIPSMAQGHTIPMLDMAKLFISRGLKATIIATPSFSAPITKAQLSGFDIGLSVTPFPPQGSSLPPNIVSFGQITDPDVNSKFLRAMELLQDPVEEILQQLRPNCLISDMFLPWTADSASKFGIPRLAFYGTGFFARCLSEKFEIHKPLDNVTMTSYPEAILVPGLPHELKFVISQLCPFFLEETANDFTRIFEKINESWKKTYGEVVNSFNELESAYANHYNNVIGRKAWGIGPLLLCSDKNRQIRGKESAIDEHECLAWLDSKKPSSVVDVCFGSLATFSRVQLAETAAGLEASGQDFIWVVRENEGEEEDWVPLGFEERVRNKGLIIRGWAPQVMILDHVSVGAFVTHCGWNSTLESVCAGVPMVTWPLFGEQFFNEKLVTEVLGTGVSVGNKRWMMRDSEGVERDAVARAVEEVMVGRGAAEMRRRAQNCKDVAKKAVEEGGSSYNNLNALIEELSNYVAPTKQDTN comes from the coding sequence ATGAAACAGCTATACATCATCCTCATCCCGTCCATGGCCCAAGGCCACACGATCCCCATGCTTGATATGGCGAAGCTCTTCATCTCAAGAGGCCTCAAAGCCACCATCATCGCCACCCCTTCCTTCTCCGCTCCCATCACCAAAGCCCAACTCTCCGGCTTCGACATCGGCCTCTCCGTCACCCCATTTCCTCCACAAGGCTCCTCCTTACCCCCAAACATCGTATCTTTCGGCCAAATAACCGATCCCGATGTCAACTCCAAATTCCTCAGGGCCATGGAGCTGCTGCAGGACCCCGTCGAGGAAATCCTGCAGCAGCTCCGCCCCAACTGCCTCATCTCCGACATGTTCCTGCCGTGGACGGCAGATTCCGCGTCCAAATTCGGTATCCCACGTTTGGCTTTCTACGGCACCGGCTTCTTCGCGCGGTGCTTGTCGGAGAAATTCGAGATCCACAAACCCTTAGACAACGTGACCATGACGTCGTATCCGGAGGCGATTCTCGTCCCCGGCCTCCCTCACGAACTCAAGTTTGTAATATCGCAGCTTTGTCCCTTTTTTCTTGAAGAAACTGCGAATGACTTCACCAgaatatttgagaaaataaatgagtCTTGGAAGAAGACGTACGGAGAGGTTGTGAACAGCTTCAACGAGCTCGAATCAGCTTACGCCAATCACTACAACAATGTTATTGGGAGGAAGGCTTGGGGGATTGGCCCTCTTTTGCTATGCAGCGACAAGAATCGACAAATTAGAGGAAAGGAATCTGCGATTGATGAGCACGAGTGCTTGGCTTGGCTCGACTCGAAGAAGCCGAGCTCTGTCGTCGACGTTTGCTTCGGCAGCCTCGCCACCTTCAGCCGAGTGCAGCTGGCCGAGACCGCAGCCGGGCTGGAGGCGTCCGGTCAAGATTTCATCTGGGTTGTGAGGGAAAATGAAGGAGAGGAGGAGGATTGGGTGCCGCTAGGGTTTGAGGAAAGAGTGAGGAACAAAGGGCTTATCATAAGGGGGTGGGCTCCTCAGGTGATGATTCTCGACCATGTGTCGGTGGGGGCTTTTGTGACGCATTGTGGATGGAATTCGACTCTCGAATCTGTGTGTGCTGGCGTGCCGATGGTGACGTGGCCGTTGTTTGGGGAACAGTTTTTCAATGAGAAGCTGGTGACAGAGGTTTTGGGGACTGGGGTTTCTGTTGGGAATAAGAGGTGGATGATGAGGGACAGCGAGGGCGTCGAGCGGGATGCTGTGGCGAGGGCAGTGGAGGAGGTTATGGTGGGCAGAGGAGCAGCGGAGATGAGAAGAAGAGCTCAGAATTGTAAGGATGTGGCGAAGAAGGCCGTTGAAGAAGGTGGATCTTCCTATAATAATTTGAATGCTCTCATTGAGGAATTGAGCAACTATGTTGCACCCACCAAACAAGACACAAATTAA